A stretch of DNA from Yoonia sp. G8-12:
GGCACCGCCTCGGCCCAGACATTCGCTGCAAAACTTAGTGTGTCGAGCGGCAGGCGCAAATCCTCAACCCCGTTGCGGATATTCACACGGCCCGGATACAGATAGGTCACGGTCGCCCCGCTGAAATCGGCCTTGGCCGTCATGACCACCGGTGCCTCCATCGCAGGCTCGGCCATTCCTGCGAAGTTTGATCGCGCAAAACTCTCGGCCTGATCCGACATCATCACCACGCCGCGTTCGCGGTCCAGCTCATCCTCGGAAATGATCCGGCGCAGCGGCGCCCAAACGCCGCTTGGCCCAGTCTGTTCACCTGGACGGGCGGTTGAGAGGATCAACTGCACATCGGTCCAATCCTGCCCTGTTTGCTGGCTGATCACGACAGACCGGTCGATATCCAAAGCAGCCCCGTCGCCCGTGGTCAGCCGCATGTCATAGACCGGCGACCAATTGGCAAAGCCTTCAACAGAGCTCACATCAACCGTGACCTCCCCCGCCTCAGCCACGGCCAAGGTAAAGGTCAGTACTGCGCCATCCTGCTCTGGCTCCATCAAGGCGGCCAGCGCCTGCTGCGCATCCCTCAAGGCTTCCGCATCATCCTCGCGGGCCATTTCAGCGGCTTTCGCCTCTTGCTCGGCGGCAAACGCGGCCTCGCGGACGGCCAAGGTCTCAGACCCGACCATCTGCGCCAAGGACTGAATGTCAGCCGCGTTCAAAGCCTCGCCCGCGCTGGACTGTGACAGGCTTTGCAGAAAGGCGATCTGTTCTTCAGCGGCCTGCACCCGCAGGCGGATCTGCGCAATCTCAGCGTTACGATCCCGCAAGACGCCTTCAAGTCGCGCAACCTCATCGCGGGCCGCAACAATCGGGGGGCGCTTTGATCGGGTGTGACCGGCAAACGATCAAAAGCAAGGTTCACGGCCCCAATCTGTGCACCAGCAGGTGCCGACAAACGCAACCCCTCGGTGGACAAACCCTCTGGCATCCCGGGCACAATAATCTCATGCTGGCCCGCAGGTAGATCCAAGGTGACCTGTCGCATCACGGTCGCAAGCCCGGGGTAGATCGTGACGGTATCGACACGGGCCTCACCAGTGAATTTGTCAGCGAAGGATGGGGCGGCCAGCGCAATCAGGCTTGTCGTCAGAAAAAGGCGCAACATGGAATGTCTCCTGCAGATGTTATGCGTCGTTATACAGGCTTTGACGGATGGCAGGGCATGATCCTTGGCACAGTCGGCAAAAAATCTCTGCTGCAAACAAAAAGGGCGCCCGCAGGACGCCCTTTTTAAACATTCTGTCAGGTCGTACTAGCCTTTCTTAAGGCACTCACGTCCCAGCAACTCTGCAATCTGTACTGCGTTCAATGCAGCCCCTTTACGCAGGTTGTCGGACACGCACCACAGGTTCAGACCGTTATCGATTGTGCTGTCCTGACGGATGCGGCTGATGAAGGTCGCAAAGTCGCCCACGCATTCGATGGGCGTGACATAACCGCCATCCTCGCGCTTATCGATGACCATCACGCCGGGGGCCTCGCGCAGGATATCACGGGCCTCGTCCTCATCAAGAAAGTCTTCGAACTCGATGTTGATCGCCTCGGAATGGCCCACGAATACAGGGACGCGCACGCAAGTGGCAGTTACCTTGATCTTGGAATCGACGATCTTCTTCGTCTCGGCGACCATCTTCCATTCTTCTTTGGTCTCACCGCTATCCATGAACACATCGATGTGCGGGATCACGTTGAAGGCGATCTGCTTGGTGAACTGCTTGGGCGGCTTGCTGTCGGTGGGGTTGTAGATCGACTTGGTCTGATCCCACAGCTCATCAATCCCGCCCTTACCGGCACCTGAGACGGACTGGTAAGTGCTAACAACAACGCGCTTGATCGTGGCGCGGTCATGCAGCGGCTTAAGCGCCACAACCATCTGGGCTGTCGAACAGTTGGGGTTCGCGATGATGTTTTTCTTGGAATACCCGTGCACGGCCTGCGGATTCACTTCTGGCACGATCAGCGGCACATCGGCGTCATAGCGGTAAAGCGAAGAGTTATCGATGACCACACAACCGGCTTTGGCGGCTTTGGGGGCGTAAATCTTGGTCGCTTCGGAACCGACCGCAAAAAGCGCCATGTCCCAGCCGGTAAAATCGAACGTATCAAGGTCTTTCGTCTTCAGGGTTCTATCGCCAAAGCTGACTTCGGATCCCAGCGATTTACGGCTGGCAAGTACGGCAATCTCGTCCACGGGGAAGGCCCGTTCGGCGAGGATATTCAGCATTTCGCGGCCCACGTTTCCAGTGGCACCGACAACGGCGATTCGATAGCCCATGTGGCTGGCTCCTTGTTACAGATGCGCCCCTTTAACGCGTGGGGTGTCCAAGGGAAAGGGGCGGGAAAAGAAGCGCCCTCACAACATTGCTACGACATCTATGTAAATCAAACTAGACACCCCGAATTGCGCCCCTAAAGTGCATAAATGACAACTCAGCAAACGCCCCTGTTCAACGATCCCGCCCCCCGTGGTCTCTGCACCGATTGCGGCGTCTCGCGCATGAAAGACCCAAGCGCCTGCGGCAAAGCCTGTCAGTTCATCAAACCGGATTACTCCAAACATGAGGCCTATATTCATGGCCGCGCCGCAAAAGACGTTGGCGATGAACGTTTCTTCGGGGTTTCGCGCGCGATGTACCGTGCGGCACTGACGCCCGCACGAGAGGGCGCACAATGGACTGGCCTGACCACACGCTTTGCAGAGCGTTTGCTCGAAACCGGCGCGGTTGATGCGGTGTTGACGATGGTCCCTGACGCAGACGACAAATGGCGGCCCCGCCCTGCGATTATCACTGATCCGGCGGATATGAAGCATGCGCGCGGGATGCGGATGGGCTATGCTCCGTTGCTTGCCCTGCTTGAGCCTGCGTTGGCAGCCGGACACAGCAAGATCGCGGTAATCGGCATTCCTTGTCAAATCTACGCCCTGCGCGCGATCGAAGCCGATCTTGGGTTTGAACGGATTTATGTGATTGGTACGCCCTGCTCGGACAACACCACGACCGAGAACTTCCACAGCTTTCTCGCACGGCTGACGGACGCGCCCGAAACTGTCAC
This window harbors:
- a CDS encoding DUF4139 domain-containing protein gives rise to the protein MRDRNAEIAQIRLRVQAAEEQIAFLQSLSQSSAGEALNAADIQSLAQMVGSETLAVREAAFAAEQEAKAAEMAREDDAEALRDAQQALAALMEPEQDGAVLTFTLAVAEAGEVTVDVSSVEGFANWSPVYDMRLTTGDGAALDIDRSVVISQQTGQDWTDVQLILSTARPGEQTGPSGVWAPLRRIISEDELDRERGVVMMSDQAESFARSNFAGMAEPAMEAPVVMTAKADFSGATVTYLYPGRVNIRNGVEDLRLPLDTLSFAANVWAEAVPSQDQIAYRMAEFTNDTGEVMLPGRALLFADGTMIGFSHLPLLAAGGDTEMGFGPLDGLRLTRAIPNKSEGDVGVFTSSNQLTEQAVMTVENLTGQDWAVKLRDAIPYSEQDDLEVEFIASPAVTRRDPDGLRGILEWDLDVAAGDTQEVSLDYTLTWPSGYVLR
- a CDS encoding DUF4140 domain-containing protein; amino-acid sequence: MLRLFLTTSLIALAAPSFADKFTGEARVDTVTIYPGLATVMRQVTLDLPAGQHEIIVPGMPEGLSTEGLRLSAPAGAQIGAVNLAFDRLPVTPDQSAPRLLRPAMRLRDLKASCGIVTLRLRRSACGCRPLKNRSPFCKACHSPARARL
- a CDS encoding aspartate-semialdehyde dehydrogenase, whose product is MGYRIAVVGATGNVGREMLNILAERAFPVDEIAVLASRKSLGSEVSFGDRTLKTKDLDTFDFTGWDMALFAVGSEATKIYAPKAAKAGCVVIDNSSLYRYDADVPLIVPEVNPQAVHGYSKKNIIANPNCSTAQMVVALKPLHDRATIKRVVVSTYQSVSGAGKGGIDELWDQTKSIYNPTDSKPPKQFTKQIAFNVIPHIDVFMDSGETKEEWKMVAETKKIVDSKIKVTATCVRVPVFVGHSEAINIEFEDFLDEDEARDILREAPGVMVIDKREDGGYVTPIECVGDFATFISRIRQDSTIDNGLNLWCVSDNLRKGAALNAVQIAELLGRECLKKG
- a CDS encoding Coenzyme F420 hydrogenase/dehydrogenase, beta subunit C-terminal domain; this translates as MTTQQTPLFNDPAPRGLCTDCGVSRMKDPSACGKACQFIKPDYSKHEAYIHGRAAKDVGDERFFGVSRAMYRAALTPAREGAQWTGLTTRFAERLLETGAVDAVLTMVPDADDKWRPRPAIITDPADMKHARGMRMGYAPLLALLEPALAAGHSKIAVIGIPCQIYALRAIEADLGFERIYVIGTPCSDNTTTENFHSFLARLTDAPETVTYLEFRADYHVELRFTDGSKRLIPFLKLPLSDLPPDFFPTTCRTCVDYTNRLADITVGYMAGEGEQWLIVRNQRGKEILAALGDEVSLAAPGSRGQRQSSVKGFVENTRLAAGGLPLRRMPNWLRGIMAWVMPRIGPRGLEFARARVEMKAAETVLHLRREEPAKIKNMVPDHVWNLAKPYGIAPEENEQAAP